A region of Cucumis melo cultivar AY chromosome 2, USDA_Cmelo_AY_1.0, whole genome shotgun sequence DNA encodes the following proteins:
- the LOC103494214 gene encoding sodium transporter HKT1-like, with product MKNLPLYFLRSPPSLRLPLPAANHFLSHLSYFITISLFGFGALKLTNTRTSSSPSDLNLFFTSVSAVSVSSMSVVEMEVFSNFQLLIITTLMFLGGEVFVSAVGFQLSRRFKYLNEKNHVGSVRSIEMGSGTSSSTMVTIDELGISKSCSKLLGHTIIGYLLGTNILGSFFIFVYILVVPHAKQVLESKGINYLTFSIFSTISTFTNCGFIPTNENMIAFNNNSGLLLILIPQVLLGGCLYPVGLRLVIMAAAKVTGKKEWRYILKNDSEMGYSHLLSGLRCGFLVVTVAGFIVFQLIIFCSLEWNNSGGIWDGLNPYQKFVASLFQVINSRHTGESVVDISVISQAILVIFVVMMYLPPYTTFLPIRNYKETASMTDGKDRRQQLVELFTFSQLSYLAIFIILLCITEKQKLRDDPLNFTVLNITIEVISAYGNVGFSSGYSCKRQIKVDSSCKDAWYGFAGRWSSKGKFILILVMIFGRMKSFTMHSGKAWKLS from the exons ATGAAGAACTTACCTCTCTACTTCCTCCGATCTCCTCCATCTCTTCGCTTGCCGTTGCCAGCCGCCAACCACTTCTTGTCTCACCTCTCCTATTTCATAACCATCTCACTTTTTGGCTTTGGAGCTCTAAAGCTCACCAACACTAGAACCTCCTCCTCCCCAAGTGACCTCAACCTTTTCTTCACCTCAGTCTCAGCCGTCTCGGTATCAAGCATGTCCGTCGTCGAAATGGAAGTTTTTTCCAACTTCCAACTTCTCATCATCACCACTCTCATGTTCCTCGGCGGTGAGGTTTTTGTCTCCGCCGTTGGGTTCCAACTCTCTCGTCGGTTCAAATATTTGAACGAAAAAAACCATGTCGGTTCGGTTCGGTCCATTGAGATGGGAAGTGGGACATCGTCATCCACGATGGTCACCATTGATGAATTGGGTATCTCAAAATCGTGTTCAAAGCTTTTGGGTCATACGATAATCGGATATCTTTTGGGGACAAATATTCTtggttcttttttcattttcgtataCATTCTTGTGGTACCTCATGCAAAGCAAGTGCTTGAAAGCAAAGGCATCAATTACCttactttttcaatttttagtaCGATTTCTACTTTTACCAATTGTGGGTTCATACCTACTAATGAAAATATGATCGCCTTCAATAACAACTCCGGCCTTTTGCTCATCCTCATACCGCAG GTATTGTTGGGAGGTTGCTTATATCCAGTGGGTCTCCGGTTGGTGATAATGGCGGCAGCGAAGGTGACGGGGAAGAAGGAGTGGAGATACATATTGAAGAACGACTCGGAGATGGGGTATTCCCATCTCTTGTCGGGGCTCCGTTGCGGGTTTCTGGTGGTAACGGTGGCGGGATTCATAGTTtttcaattgattatattttgCTCATTGGAATGGAACAACTCCGGCGGAATTTGGGATGGCCTGAATCCCTACCAGAAGTTTGTGGCCTCACTTtttcaggtcatcaactcaagaCATACCGGAGAATCCGTCGTGGATATCTCAGTCATCTCGCAGGCCATCTTGGTCATTTTTGTTGTCATGAT GTATCTCCCACCATACACAACTTTTTTACCCATAAGGAACTACAAAGAGACAGCTTCAATGACTGATGGGAAGGACAGAAGACAACAATTGGTGGAATTATTCACATTCTCACAGCTCTCTTACTTGGCCATTTTTATCATTCTCTTATGCATCACTgagaaacaaaaattgagagATGATCCTCTTAACTTTACTGTCCTCAACATCACCATTGAAGTCATCAG TGCATATGGAAATGTTGGATTCTCAAGTGGGTATAGCTGCAAAAGACAAATTAAAGTTGATAGCTCTTGCAAAGATGCATGGTATGGATTTGCTGGAAGATGGAGTTCAAAGGGAAAATTCATTCTTATTCTTGTCATGATTTTTGGAAGAATGAAAAGTTTTACTATGCATAGTGGTAAAGCTTGGAAATTATCATAA
- the LOC127148308 gene encoding uncharacterized protein LOC127148308, whose protein sequence is MTSATLNILAADKLNGNNYASWKNTINTVLIIDDLRFVLVEECPQVPAANAIRTVREAYERRAKANEKARAYILASLSKVLAKKHESMLTAREIMDSLQEMFGQASYQIKHDALKYIYNARMNEGASVREHVLNMMIAYTPTTLLNKLQTFESLMKIKGQKGEANVATSTRKFHRGFDL, encoded by the exons ATGACGAGTGCTACTTTGAATATACTGGCTGCTGATAAACTTAATGGCAATAATTATGCATCTTGGAAAAATACTATCAACACTGTGCTAATCATCGATGACCTTAGATTTGTCCTAGTTGAGGAGTGTCCTCAAGTCCCAGCTGCTAATGCAATTCGAACTGTTCGAGAAGCATATGAGCGCCGAGCCAAGGCAAATGAAAAAGCCCGAGCATACATCTTGGCAAGCTTATCTAAAGTATTGgccaagaaacatgaatcaatgCTCACTGCTCGTGAGATTATGGATTCCTTGCAGGAGATGTTTGGTCAGGCCTCTTATCAGATCAAGCATGATGCTCTGAAATACATTTATAATGCTCGTATGAATGAGGGAGCCTCAGTgcgagaacatgttctcaatatgatg attgctTATACCCCTACCACCCTTCTCAACAAGCTACAGACTTTCGAGTCTCTGATGAAAATCAAGGGACAAAAgggagaggcaaatgttgctacttccACAAGAAAGTTCCATAGAGGTTTCGACCTCTGA